A window of the Bacteroides thetaiotaomicron VPI-5482 genome harbors these coding sequences:
- a CDS encoding family 20 glycosylhydrolase, protein MRNKFVSLQALALLVIFCLTGSLTRAAVNPKPFVVPELKQWTGKDGNFTPGKDTRIVCTSQNPELLRIARMFADDYQQMFGQTLSVAQGKATSGDFVLSLSADKKLGEEGYAIKITDRVAISAPTPTGLYWSTRTLLQLAEQNQERSLPQGTIRDYPDYPLRGFMIDCGRKFIPMAYLQDLVKIMAYYKMNTLQVHLNDNGFKQYFEHNWDKTYAAFRLESETYPGLTARDGSYSKKEFIDFQKQAASNFVEIIPEIDVPAHSLALTHYKPEIGSKEYGMDHLDLFKPETYEFVDALFKEYLEGDNPVFVGKRVHIGTDEYSNAKKDVVEKFRAFTDHYIRFVEGFGKQAVVWGALSHAKGDTPVKSENVVMNAWYNGYADPATMIKDGYQLISIPDGLVYIVPKAGYYYDYLNEPYLYKEWTPAHIGKAVFDEKHPSILGGMFAIWNDHVGNGISVKDIHHRIFSPLQTLSVKMWTGAQTGIPYETFNEKRALLSEAPGVNQLARIGKKPELVYERSTVAPGSTSDYPEIGYNYTVSFDITGAKESEGTELFRSPNAVFYLSDPIRGMMGFARDGYLNTFPYKVNPGEKATIQIEGNNRSTTLRVNGKVVDEMNTQKLYFNAGKDSMNYVRTLVFPLEKAGNFNSKVQNLKVYNYCVSKP, encoded by the coding sequence ATGAGAAACAAGTTTGTATCTTTGCAAGCTCTGGCCTTATTGGTCATCTTTTGTCTGACGGGTAGCTTAACCCGTGCCGCTGTCAACCCGAAACCGTTTGTTGTCCCCGAACTCAAACAATGGACGGGAAAAGACGGTAACTTCACTCCGGGAAAAGACACCCGAATCGTCTGCACTTCCCAAAATCCCGAATTACTGAGAATAGCCCGGATGTTCGCCGACGATTATCAACAGATGTTCGGGCAGACATTAAGCGTAGCACAAGGCAAAGCCACGTCCGGCGATTTCGTCCTATCCTTGTCGGCAGACAAGAAGCTCGGTGAGGAAGGTTACGCCATCAAGATAACCGACCGTGTAGCCATCTCCGCTCCCACCCCGACCGGTCTTTACTGGAGCACACGCACACTCCTGCAACTGGCGGAACAAAATCAGGAACGCTCACTCCCGCAAGGAACGATTCGTGATTATCCCGATTATCCGCTTCGCGGTTTCATGATAGACTGTGGCCGTAAGTTCATTCCGATGGCTTATCTGCAGGACTTGGTGAAAATCATGGCTTACTACAAAATGAACACCCTGCAAGTCCATCTGAACGATAATGGATTCAAGCAATACTTCGAACACAACTGGGACAAGACTTACGCTGCCTTCCGGCTGGAATCGGAGACTTATCCGGGATTGACAGCCCGTGACGGCTCGTACTCCAAGAAAGAATTCATCGATTTCCAGAAACAAGCGGCATCCAACTTCGTGGAAATCATTCCGGAAATTGACGTTCCCGCCCACTCACTGGCTCTCACCCATTACAAACCGGAAATCGGAAGCAAGGAGTACGGCATGGATCACCTTGACTTATTCAAGCCGGAAACTTACGAATTCGTAGATGCTCTGTTCAAAGAATATCTGGAGGGCGACAATCCGGTATTCGTAGGCAAGCGTGTACATATCGGTACAGACGAATACTCGAACGCGAAGAAAGACGTGGTAGAAAAATTCCGTGCTTTCACCGACCATTACATCCGTTTTGTGGAAGGTTTCGGCAAGCAAGCAGTCGTATGGGGCGCGCTCAGCCATGCCAAAGGCGATACGCCCGTCAAATCAGAAAATGTCGTCATGAATGCTTGGTACAACGGATACGCCGATCCGGCAACTATGATCAAAGACGGATATCAACTGATCAGTATTCCGGACGGACTGGTATATATCGTTCCGAAAGCCGGCTACTATTATGATTACCTCAACGAACCATACTTATATAAGGAGTGGACACCCGCCCATATCGGCAAAGCTGTATTCGACGAAAAACATCCTTCCATTCTTGGCGGTATGTTTGCCATCTGGAACGACCATGTCGGCAACGGTATCTCGGTGAAAGACATCCATCACCGTATATTCTCGCCCCTGCAAACACTCTCTGTAAAGATGTGGACAGGCGCTCAAACGGGCATTCCTTATGAAACATTCAATGAAAAACGTGCCCTCCTCAGCGAAGCGCCCGGAGTCAACCAACTGGCAAGAATCGGCAAAAAGCCGGAATTGGTATACGAACGTTCCACAGTCGCTCCCGGCAGCACTTCCGATTATCCGGAAATTGGCTATAATTACACTGTCAGTTTCGACATTACCGGAGCAAAAGAAAGTGAAGGAACCGAATTGTTCCGTTCGCCTAACGCCGTATTCTATCTGTCAGACCCTATTCGGGGGATGATGGGATTTGCACGCGACGGCTATCTGAATACCTTCCCCTACAAAGTGAATCCGGGAGAAAAAGCAACAATTCAGATAGAAGGAAACAATCGCAGCACAACGCTGAGAGTCAACGGTAAAGTGGTTGATGAAATGAATACGCAGAAACTTTACTTTAATGCGGGAAAAGATTCAATGAACTATGTACGTACACTAGTTTTCCCGCTGGAGAAAGCAGGAAACTTTAATAGTAAGGTACAGAATCTGAAAGTATACAATTATTGCGTAAGCAAACCATAA